In Desulfuromonas thiophila, the DNA window AATGCCCTGCTGTTTCTGGCGGCCTGGGAGGTCATGACTTTGGCGTCGTTCTTTCTGGTGGCCTGGGATCATCAGGACGAGGAGGTGCGACGGGCGGCCGGCCTCTATCTGATGGTGGCCCACGGTGGCCTGACCCTGCTGCTGCTGTTCTTTGCCCAGGTTGGTGCCTTAAGTGGCAGTTTCGACTTTGCTGCCTTCGGGCCGCTCCGGCAACTGCCGCCACTGCCGGCGGCGCTGCTGTTTGGCCTGTTGCTGGGCGGGTTCGGGGTCAAGGCCGGGCTGCTGCCCTTGCACATCTGGCTGCCCGGCGCCCATCCGGCGGCGCCCAGTCATGTGTCGGCCATGATGTCGGGCGTGCTGGTTAAAACGGGTTTGTACGGCTTACTGCGGTTTTTGCTGCTGTTGCCGCCGGCGCCGGCCTGGTGGGGCTATTTGCTGGCACTGCTGGGGATCGCCGGCGCGTTGTACGGCATTACCCAGGCTGCGCTACAGAGCGATATCAAACGCTGCTTGGCCTATTCCACGGTGGAAAATCTCGGCATCCTGTTTCTTGGTCTGGGGTTGACGCTGGCGGCGCAGGCCCAGGGGCGCGAGCTGCTGGCGCTGTTGGCCGGTAGTGGCACCCTGCTGCATCTGTGGAATCATGTGCTGTTCAAGGGGCTGATGTTTCTTGGAGCCGGCGCGTTGCTGCAAGCGAGTGGCAGTCGCGACATCAACCGGCTGGGGGGATTGCTGCGGCGCCTGCCGCTGGTGGGGCTGTGCTGGATCGGCGGTGCCCTGGCGCTGAGTGCCGTGCCACCGTTCAACGGCCTGACCGGCGAGGCGCTGCTTTATCTGACCCTGCTGCAGGCGGCCAGCACCCTGCCGGCTGCTATGGCCTTGCCGGCGGTGCTGTTGGTCGGTTTGCTGGCCCTGGTGGGCGCCATCGCCCTGGTGACCTTTGTCCGCCTGATCGGCCTGTCTTTGCTGGGAGCGCCGCGCAGCGCAGCGGCGGCGCAGGCGCGGCAGGTTTCGCCGCTTTTATGGCTGCCGCTGGTGCTGTTGTGTGGGGCCTGTCTTGTGGCCGGCCTGTGGCCAGCCCCCCTGCTGCGGCTGCAGGCGCCGGTGGTGGCGCTGCTGGCGCCGTTGGCGGCCGTCGATTCGCTGCCGGCCAGCGGACTGCAGCTGCCACAGCAGCTGGGCTGCTTTGGCGGTGCGGTGCTGTTGCTGGTACTGGCGGTTGTGGGGCTGCTGCTGGGGTTGCGCCGGCGCCGGCCGTTGCGTTGGCAGCCCACCTGGGGCTGTGGCTATG includes these proteins:
- a CDS encoding proton-conducting transporter membrane subunit, which produces MNALLMAMGLLVVGALLSLLIGRRSALCSLCAVLSNLLASVLVVPLAVRVLAGNLKLDFSWGWAVSGGSLNLQLDALAACFLLPIALLNVCCALYGAGYLRQEGHHRSLAPHWFFYNLMVAAMLLVVLAANALLFLAAWEVMTLASFFLVAWDHQDEEVRRAAGLYLMVAHGGLTLLLLFFAQVGALSGSFDFAAFGPLRQLPPLPAALLFGLLLGGFGVKAGLLPLHIWLPGAHPAAPSHVSAMMSGVLVKTGLYGLLRFLLLLPPAPAWWGYLLALLGIAGALYGITQAALQSDIKRCLAYSTVENLGILFLGLGLTLAAQAQGRELLALLAGSGTLLHLWNHVLFKGLMFLGAGALLQASGSRDINRLGGLLRRLPLVGLCWIGGALALSAVPPFNGLTGEALLYLTLLQAASTLPAAMALPAVLLVGLLALVGAIALVTFVRLIGLSLLGAPRSAAAAQARQVSPLLWLPLVLLCGACLVAGLWPAPLLRLQAPVVALLAPLAAVDSLPASGLQLPQQLGCFGGAVLLLVLAVVGLLLGLRRRRPLRWQPTWGCGYVAPAARQSYSAAGFSELLFRRLLPRFLQPRVQLQAPAELLAGAARLNQQAPDPLLESSWLPLMRRLAQDCQRLRWLQQGQLAIYLLYIFVTSALLLVWTLWAGRGG